In one Bacillus sp. Marseille-P3661 genomic region, the following are encoded:
- the flhA gene encoding flagellar biosynthesis protein FlhA — MTARDLPVLFGVILIIAMLVIPFPGWLLSVLIIINITLALIVILVSMNMKEALEFSIFPSLLLLLTLFRLGLNVSTTRSILSKGEAGGVVEAFGSFVIGGNALVGLVVFLILIIIQFMVITKGSERVSEVAARFTLDAMPGKQMSIDADLNAGMISDSEARVRREKIQREADFYGAMDGASKFVKGDAIAGIIITIINIVFGIIIGMVQMDLSFGESSQRFTLLTVGDGLVSQIPALLISTATGIVVTRAASDGNLGSDVMSQMFAYPKLLYVAGGTIAGLGLFTPINDILTLPIAGLLAAGGFYLSKNETRIQEIETAVADEDVEMDDMKSPESVVNLLTVDPIEFEFGYGLIPLADTNQGGDLLDRIVMIRRQLAIELGIIVPVVRIRDNIQLQPNEYRIKIKGNEMAKGELLLDHYMAMSPGIEDESIEGIDTVEPAFGLPAKWISEEMKEAAELSGYTVVDPPSVVSTHITEIIKNNANALLGRQETKQLIDHLKESYPILVEEVTPDPLSIGDIQRVLAKLLKERVSIRNLPIIFEALADYGRLTNDTDLLTEYVRQGLSRQLTRQYLLDGDDSLRVITLSGKVEKTIAEGIQQTEHGNYLSLDPNTTQALIENIAGEIDRVSMLEQSAIILCSPAVRMYVKQLIEPYLPTVPILSYNELESTVEVQSVGVVNIE, encoded by the coding sequence ATGACAGCAAGAGATCTTCCAGTATTGTTTGGAGTTATCTTAATTATAGCGATGCTTGTTATCCCGTTCCCAGGGTGGTTATTAAGTGTACTCATTATTATTAATATAACCCTAGCTTTAATCGTGATCCTTGTCTCGATGAATATGAAGGAAGCTCTTGAATTTTCTATCTTCCCATCATTATTGTTACTCTTAACATTATTTAGATTGGGTCTTAACGTTTCTACGACAAGATCTATTTTATCAAAGGGAGAAGCTGGTGGAGTAGTCGAGGCGTTTGGATCATTCGTAATTGGTGGAAATGCATTAGTAGGTTTAGTTGTGTTTTTGATCTTAATAATCATTCAATTTATGGTTATTACAAAAGGTTCTGAACGTGTGTCTGAAGTGGCGGCACGTTTTACATTAGATGCAATGCCAGGTAAACAAATGAGTATTGACGCAGACTTAAATGCTGGTATGATCTCTGATTCAGAGGCAAGAGTTCGACGTGAAAAAATCCAGCGGGAAGCGGATTTTTATGGAGCAATGGATGGAGCTAGTAAATTTGTTAAAGGTGATGCTATTGCTGGAATTATCATAACGATTATTAACATTGTGTTTGGGATTATTATTGGAATGGTGCAAATGGATTTAAGTTTTGGAGAATCGTCCCAACGATTTACATTACTGACTGTTGGTGATGGCTTAGTGAGTCAAATACCAGCGCTCTTAATATCTACAGCAACTGGTATAGTTGTTACTAGAGCTGCATCAGATGGTAATTTAGGGTCTGATGTCATGAGCCAAATGTTTGCATATCCAAAGCTTTTATATGTGGCCGGAGGTACAATTGCAGGATTAGGTTTATTTACACCGATTAATGACATTTTGACTTTACCAATAGCAGGTTTATTAGCTGCAGGAGGTTTTTATCTAAGTAAAAATGAAACTCGAATACAAGAAATAGAAACGGCAGTAGCGGATGAAGATGTGGAAATGGATGATATGAAAAGTCCTGAGAGTGTTGTAAATTTATTGACAGTTGATCCAATTGAATTCGAATTTGGATATGGACTCATTCCGTTGGCAGATACTAATCAAGGTGGAGATTTACTTGATAGAATAGTAATGATTCGTCGGCAATTAGCAATTGAATTAGGTATAATTGTTCCCGTTGTTAGAATTCGCGACAATATTCAATTACAACCAAATGAATATCGAATAAAGATTAAAGGAAACGAAATGGCGAAGGGTGAACTATTACTCGACCATTATATGGCGATGAGTCCTGGTATTGAAGATGAAAGTATCGAAGGGATTGATACAGTAGAACCTGCTTTTGGCTTACCAGCTAAGTGGATTTCCGAAGAAATGAAAGAAGCTGCTGAGTTATCAGGTTATACAGTTGTTGATCCTCCTTCTGTTGTTTCGACACATATTACAGAAATCATAAAAAATAACGCTAATGCTCTTTTAGGACGTCAGGAAACAAAACAATTGATAGATCACTTAAAAGAATCATACCCAATTTTAGTAGAAGAAGTAACACCAGATCCATTATCAATTGGTGATATCCAAAGAGTTTTAGCCAAGCTTTTAAAAGAGAGAGTATCGATTAGAAATTTACCAATTATTTTTGAAGCGTTAGCTGATTATGGCCGATTGACTAATGATACAGATTTGTTAACAGAATATGTTCGACAGGGACTATCAAGACAATTAACTAGACAATATTTGCTTGATGGTGACGATTCGCTAAGAGTAATAACTCTTTCAGGTAAAGTCGAAAAAACGATAGCAGAAGGAATACAGCAAACTGAACATGGTAATTATTTATCACTTGATCCAAACACTACCCAAGCTTTAATTGAAAATATTGCGGGGGAAATTGACAGGGTTTCGATGTTAGAGCAGTCTGCGATAATTTTATGTTCTCCTGCTGTCAGAATGTATGTTAAGCAATTAATTGAACCGTATCTGCCAACAGTCCCGATTCTATCGTATAATGAATTAGAATCAACTGTAGAAGTGCAGAGTGTTGGGGTGGTGAACATTGAATGA
- the flhB gene encoding flagellar biosynthesis protein FlhB translates to MSFYVELDLQFFSGEKTEKATPKKRQDARKKGQVAKSQDVSSAIMLFFVFLLLMFIGTMMKDEMLALLTHTLQEYMLWDFTEENIEKMFLEYTFQAAYFVAPIMLTVFIAGLAANYMQFGFLFSSETIQFKLEKINPIQGAKRIFSIRAIVEMFKSILKILIVGTGAFAILWINFDGVLLLSQQGVGASLAFLGKITVQMGITVSILLIILSIFDYAYQKFEHEKNLRMSKQDIKDEYKNMEGDPKIKSKIKEKQRQMAMQRMMQEVPKADVVITNPTHYAIALKYDETKSDAPIVVAKGVDYIALKIKQVAKNNDVIMVENRPLARALYAQAELGDRIPEQFFKAVAEILAYVYRLKRKI, encoded by the coding sequence ATGTCATTCTATGTTGAACTTGATTTGCAGTTTTTTTCAGGCGAAAAAACAGAAAAAGCGACGCCGAAAAAACGACAAGACGCACGTAAAAAAGGTCAGGTTGCTAAAAGTCAAGATGTCAGCAGTGCTATCATGTTATTTTTTGTGTTTTTGCTATTAATGTTTATCGGCACTATGATGAAGGACGAGATGTTAGCACTGCTCACCCATACTTTACAAGAATATATGCTCTGGGACTTTACTGAAGAAAATATTGAAAAAATGTTTCTTGAATACACATTCCAAGCTGCCTATTTTGTAGCCCCTATCATGCTTACTGTTTTTATAGCTGGTCTAGCTGCTAACTATATGCAGTTTGGTTTTTTATTTTCAAGTGAGACTATTCAGTTTAAATTAGAAAAAATAAATCCAATTCAAGGTGCTAAAAGAATCTTTTCAATTCGCGCTATAGTTGAAATGTTTAAATCAATTTTAAAAATTTTAATCGTTGGAACAGGTGCTTTTGCGATCCTATGGATAAATTTTGATGGTGTTTTATTGCTATCACAACAGGGTGTTGGCGCTTCACTAGCTTTTCTAGGCAAGATAACAGTACAGATGGGAATAACGGTTTCAATCCTACTTATTATCCTATCAATATTTGATTATGCTTATCAGAAATTTGAACATGAAAAAAACCTTCGTATGTCCAAACAAGATATTAAAGATGAATATAAGAACATGGAAGGTGATCCTAAAATCAAATCTAAGATTAAAGAAAAACAAAGACAAATGGCGATGCAACGAATGATGCAAGAAGTACCTAAAGCAGATGTTGTTATAACGAATCCAACCCATTATGCCATCGCATTAAAATACGATGAAACAAAATCCGATGCCCCCATAGTGGTAGCAAAAGGTGTAGATTATATTGCTCTAAAAATAAAACAAGTTGCAAAAAACAACGACGTAATAATGGTTGAAAACCGACCATTAGCAAGAGCGTTGTATGCCCAAGCAGAACTTGGGGATCGTATTCCTGAACAATTTTTCAAAGCTGTAGCTGAGATTTTAGCTTATGTATATCGTTTAAAGAGGAAAATATAG
- the fliR gene encoding flagellar biosynthetic protein FliR, producing MVDVINQFPVFLLIFIRVTSFFVTVPLFSYRNIPNSYKVGLSIFLSYLMFFSLERPILTIDETYFMLILKEILVGLMIGLIAFMIMSAIQIAGGFIDFQMGFAIANVIDPQTGAQSPITGQYLYTFALLLLLVVNGHHLLLDGIFYSYKLIPLEQPWLPLGSERLAEFVTKTFNTMFIIAFQMAIPIVGCLFLVDLALGITARTVPQLNIFVVGLPLKILVSFILLIITMPVFIMLFQQLFESMLHTMRGFMEIIGGV from the coding sequence ATGGTTGATGTTATTAATCAATTTCCGGTGTTCTTACTAATATTTATTCGTGTTACGTCGTTTTTTGTGACCGTCCCTCTCTTTTCTTATCGGAACATACCTAACAGTTATAAAGTGGGTTTATCTATTTTTTTATCATATTTAATGTTTTTTTCATTGGAGCGTCCAATTTTAACGATAGATGAAACATATTTCATGCTAATTTTAAAAGAAATTCTAGTAGGATTGATGATTGGGCTTATTGCTTTTATGATTATGTCAGCTATTCAAATTGCCGGTGGTTTTATAGATTTTCAGATGGGTTTTGCGATTGCTAATGTTATTGATCCGCAAACAGGGGCTCAAAGTCCAATTACCGGTCAATATTTATATACATTTGCCTTGCTATTATTACTAGTTGTGAACGGGCATCATTTATTATTAGATGGAATTTTCTATAGCTATAAATTAATTCCTTTGGAACAACCTTGGCTACCACTTGGAAGTGAACGGTTAGCTGAATTTGTAACGAAAACCTTTAATACTATGTTTATCATTGCTTTCCAAATGGCCATTCCTATCGTTGGTTGCTTGTTCTTAGTGGACTTGGCTTTGGGCATTACAGCTAGAACAGTACCACAGTTAAATATATTTGTTGTTGGATTACCTCTAAAAATATTAGTCAGTTTTATATTGCTTATTATTACTATGCCTGTTTTTATTATGCTATTTCAGCAATTGTTTGAAAGTATGCTTCATACAATGCGTGGGTTTATGGAGATTATTGGGGGCGTATAA
- the fliQ gene encoding flagellar biosynthesis protein FliQ, producing the protein MNSHFIIGLAEQGIMTVLWVSLPLLLLALGVGLIVSIFQATTQIQEQTLAFIPKILAVLIGMVFFGPWMLSRIIDYSYQIFNNLHKFIG; encoded by the coding sequence ATGAACTCGCATTTTATTATAGGACTGGCCGAACAAGGAATTATGACTGTACTTTGGGTCTCGTTGCCGCTTTTATTATTAGCATTGGGAGTGGGTTTAATTGTTAGTATTTTCCAAGCTACGACGCAAATTCAAGAACAAACGTTAGCATTCATTCCTAAAATTTTAGCTGTACTAATTGGAATGGTTTTTTTTGGTCCTTGGATGCTTTCGCGAATTATTGACTACTCATATCAAATCTTTAATAATCTCCATAAATTTATAGGTTAA
- the fliP gene encoding flagellar type III secretion system pore protein FliP (The bacterial flagellar biogenesis protein FliP forms a type III secretion system (T3SS)-type pore required for flagellar assembly.), whose product MNEFIPGIDLDLFNSDDPTNVSTTVQLILLLTVLSIAPSILILMTSFTRIVIVLSFVRTSLATQQMPPTQVLISLALFLTFFIMAPTFSEINDQALAPFLNGEITQEEAFEEAAKPIKAFMSKHTREKDLMLFIEYAQMERPQSLDDIPLTALVPAFAISEIKTAFQIGFMVFVPFLVIDMIVASVLMSMGMMMLPPVMISLPFKILLFVMVDGWYLVVKSLLLSF is encoded by the coding sequence ATGAATGAATTCATACCTGGAATTGATCTAGATCTTTTTAACAGCGATGATCCAACAAATGTTTCAACAACCGTTCAATTAATTCTTCTTTTAACAGTCCTTTCAATTGCACCAAGTATTTTAATTTTAATGACAAGCTTTACGAGAATTGTGATTGTTCTTTCTTTTGTGAGAACATCTTTGGCGACCCAGCAAATGCCACCTACGCAAGTATTAATAAGCTTAGCATTATTTTTAACATTTTTTATTATGGCACCAACTTTTTCCGAAATTAATGACCAGGCGCTGGCTCCATTTTTAAATGGTGAAATAACACAAGAAGAAGCTTTTGAGGAAGCAGCAAAACCGATTAAAGCGTTTATGAGTAAGCATACAAGAGAAAAAGATTTAATGCTTTTTATTGAATATGCGCAAATGGAAAGACCACAGTCTTTAGATGATATTCCATTAACGGCACTCGTTCCAGCTTTTGCAATCAGTGAAATTAAGACCGCATTTCAAATCGGTTTCATGGTATTTGTACCATTTTTAGTCATTGATATGATCGTCGCAAGCGTACTTATGTCAATGGGGATGATGATGCTCCCACCAGTAATGATTTCTTTACCTTTTAAGATTTTATTATTTGTGATGGTAGACGGATGGTATCTAGTCGTGAAATCTTTACTATTAAGTTTTTAA
- the fliO gene encoding flagellar biosynthetic protein FliO yields MRYLLVLTIMAMLFTPFGQAVQAETGKTVNDMFNTPENKNVNEQVEIEQDQNQNKPETNNGNQSEQETTETDIPEFESQFSWFDFVKMFFALGIVIALIYIILRFINKKNQLFGQMRAMENLGGLSLGTNRSIQLVRIGERIFVVGVGESIQLLKEITSPEEIEQLTNKTQTQPLDISQTILNKWLPSKGQQNESKGTQMDFRNLLKDQLSELSEGRKKIYEKFKKDQDE; encoded by the coding sequence TTGCGATATTTGCTAGTTTTAACAATTATGGCTATGTTATTTACTCCGTTTGGACAAGCTGTCCAAGCGGAGACTGGAAAAACAGTTAATGACATGTTTAATACGCCTGAAAACAAGAATGTTAATGAACAAGTTGAGATTGAACAAGATCAAAATCAAAATAAACCAGAAACAAATAATGGTAATCAATCTGAGCAAGAAACTACTGAAACAGACATACCTGAATTTGAGAGTCAGTTTTCATGGTTCGATTTCGTTAAAATGTTCTTTGCGTTAGGCATAGTAATAGCCCTCATTTATATTATTTTGCGATTTATTAATAAGAAAAACCAATTGTTTGGCCAAATGAGAGCGATGGAAAATCTGGGTGGGCTTTCTCTTGGTACGAATCGCTCTATTCAACTTGTTCGAATCGGGGAGCGAATATTTGTAGTAGGTGTTGGTGAATCTATTCAATTATTAAAAGAAATTACTTCACCTGAGGAAATTGAACAGTTAACGAATAAAACTCAAACCCAACCGCTGGATATTAGTCAAACAATATTAAATAAATGGTTACCTAGTAAAGGACAACAAAATGAAAGCAAAGGGACGCAGATGGATTTTCGCAACTTATTGAAAGACCAATTAAGTGAATTGTCTGAGGGGAGAAAAAAGATCTATGAAAAATTTAAGAAGGATCAAGACGAATGA
- a CDS encoding response regulator, which produces MAGRILIVDDAAFMRMMIKDILTKNGFEVVGEAADGVQAVEKYKELNPDLVTMDITMPEMDGITALKEIKKIDGNAKIIMCSAMGQQAMVIDAIQAGAKDFIVKPFQADRVIEAIKKTLG; this is translated from the coding sequence ATGGCAGGAAGAATTTTAATAGTAGACGATGCAGCTTTTATGCGTATGATGATTAAGGATATATTAACGAAAAATGGGTTTGAGGTTGTTGGTGAAGCGGCTGATGGCGTTCAAGCAGTTGAAAAATACAAGGAACTAAACCCTGATTTAGTAACAATGGACATTACAATGCCTGAGATGGATGGGATTACGGCGTTGAAAGAAATTAAGAAAATAGATGGCAATGCGAAGATTATTATGTGTTCTGCAATGGGCCAACAAGCTATGGTAATAGATGCGATTCAAGCTGGTGCTAAGGATTTTATTGTCAAGCCTTTTCAAGCAGATCGTGTAATTGAAGCTATTAAGAAAACATTAGGATAG
- the fliY gene encoding flagellar motor switch phosphatase FliY, protein MVSDDMLSQDEIDALLRGSDDSSDFGNSGLNVDLPLVEDYLSSMEQDALGEVGNISFGSSATALSTLLNQKVEITTPTVSVVQRNHLADAFPQPYVAVQVRYTEGFRGYNVLVIRQRDASIIADLMLGGDGTNPTEDLDEIHLSAVQEAMNQMMGSAATSMSTIFSKKIDISPPSIDVLDFIQGAGTDRIPEDEVLVQISFNLKIGNLIDSNIMQLLQIDFAKEMVENLLNPQPDFGPELTEGTNHDSQSPFNHANTRPTPSEPAMQQQVQPMDNQPNNTSMPNYQQMGNFAQPQIPVMPTFNGPQHIGAGQANPANVQPAVFSSFEQPHALPQEVGNLNMLLDIPLQVTVELGRTKRSVQQILELSSGSIIELDKLAGEPVDILVNNKLIAKGEVVVIEENFGVRVTDIISQTDRIRKLQ, encoded by the coding sequence ATGGTGAGTGATGATATGCTGTCACAAGATGAAATTGATGCATTATTAAGAGGCAGTGATGACAGTAGTGATTTTGGTAATAGTGGATTGAACGTTGACCTCCCATTAGTGGAAGATTATTTGTCTTCAATGGAACAAGATGCGTTAGGAGAAGTAGGTAATATTTCTTTTGGTAGTTCTGCGACTGCACTTTCTACGTTATTAAACCAAAAGGTTGAGATTACTACACCAACTGTGTCAGTCGTTCAAAGAAACCATTTGGCGGATGCTTTTCCTCAACCTTATGTGGCTGTCCAAGTCAGATATACAGAAGGATTCAGAGGCTATAATGTGTTAGTAATAAGACAGAGGGATGCATCAATTATTGCAGACTTAATGTTAGGTGGAGATGGTACTAACCCTACGGAAGATTTGGATGAGATTCACTTAAGTGCTGTCCAAGAAGCAATGAATCAAATGATGGGTTCTGCAGCAACTTCAATGTCGACTATTTTTAGTAAAAAAATTGATATATCGCCACCTAGTATTGATGTTCTTGATTTTATTCAGGGAGCCGGTACAGATCGTATTCCTGAAGACGAGGTGCTTGTACAAATTTCGTTTAACTTAAAGATTGGTAATTTAATCGATTCCAATATTATGCAATTGTTACAAATTGACTTTGCAAAAGAAATGGTCGAAAATTTGTTGAATCCGCAACCGGATTTTGGACCAGAATTAACTGAAGGAACAAATCATGATTCACAAAGTCCATTTAATCATGCAAATACTAGACCGACTCCATCAGAACCTGCAATGCAACAACAAGTACAGCCGATGGATAATCAACCTAACAATACCTCGATGCCAAATTATCAACAAATGGGAAACTTTGCTCAACCACAAATACCTGTAATGCCGACTTTTAATGGTCCGCAGCATATTGGCGCGGGTCAAGCTAATCCAGCAAATGTTCAGCCAGCAGTATTTTCATCCTTTGAGCAACCACATGCGCTACCACAAGAAGTTGGGAACTTAAATATGCTGTTAGACATTCCATTGCAAGTAACAGTAGAGTTAGGTAGAACAAAGCGGTCTGTACAACAGATTTTGGAGCTTTCATCTGGATCTATCATAGAGCTAGATAAATTAGCTGGTGAACCGGTTGATATTTTAGTTAATAATAAGCTGATTGCTAAGGGAGAAGTAGTTGTAATTGAAGAAAACTTTGGAGTCAGGGTAACTGATATTATTAGCCAGACAGACCGAATAAGAAAATTACAATAA
- the fliM gene encoding flagellar motor switch protein FliM, whose product MAEEVLSQSEIDALLSALSAGEMNADELKKEEKEKKVKVYDFKRALRFSKDQIRSLSRIHENFARLLTTYFSAQLRTYVHISVASVDQLPYEEFIRSIPKMTILNVFEVPPLEGRLLIEVNPNIAYAMLDRVLGGVGVSINKVDNLTEIETKVMSNLFEKAVENLQEAWTSVVEIDPILTDFEVNPQFLQMVSPNETVVVISLNTTIGETSGMINICLPHVVLEPIIPKLSVHYWMQTSKKEPLPEEISLLEKRIKKAQLPVQAILGESMISIQEFLNLNIGDVIQLDQQIDKPLTIKVADHPKFVGQPGTKKNKLAIQILERYMGGDEDGE is encoded by the coding sequence TTGGCAGAAGAAGTTTTGTCCCAAAGTGAAATAGATGCGCTGCTTTCAGCATTGTCTGCAGGAGAGATGAATGCAGATGAACTTAAAAAAGAAGAAAAAGAAAAAAAGGTTAAGGTTTATGATTTTAAGCGGGCTTTACGTTTTTCGAAGGATCAAATCCGAAGTCTGTCAAGGATTCATGAAAACTTCGCGCGACTGTTAACGACGTATTTTTCTGCACAGCTCAGAACATATGTGCATATTTCGGTTGCATCTGTTGACCAGCTCCCATATGAAGAATTTATCCGCTCTATTCCAAAAATGACAATTCTGAACGTCTTCGAGGTACCACCGCTTGAAGGTCGACTTTTAATAGAGGTTAATCCTAACATTGCATATGCTATGTTAGACCGTGTTCTTGGTGGAGTTGGCGTAAGTATCAATAAGGTTGATAATTTAACCGAAATTGAAACGAAGGTAATGTCCAACTTATTTGAAAAAGCAGTTGAAAACCTGCAGGAAGCATGGACTTCTGTTGTTGAAATCGATCCAATTCTAACCGATTTTGAAGTGAATCCTCAATTTCTGCAAATGGTTTCACCTAATGAAACGGTTGTAGTCATTTCATTAAATACTACGATTGGGGAAACAAGTGGCATGATTAATATTTGCCTTCCTCACGTAGTACTTGAGCCTATTATACCGAAACTTTCTGTACATTATTGGATGCAGACATCTAAAAAAGAACCTTTGCCTGAGGAAATTTCTTTACTTGAAAAAAGAATAAAAAAAGCTCAGCTTCCTGTACAGGCAATTTTAGGTGAGTCAATGATAAGTATACAGGAATTTTTAAACCTTAATATTGGTGACGTAATTCAATTGGATCAGCAAATTGATAAACCGTTAACAATTAAGGTTGCTGATCATCCGAAATTTGTTGGTCAACCGGGAACAAAGAAAAATAAACTTGCTATCCAAATACTTGAAAGATATATGGGAGGTGACGAAGATGGTGAGTGA
- the fliL gene encoding flagellar basal body-associated protein FliL — translation MFKNKLVGTMIVILITITLIGVVALFVITNFTKNESNPPEPTIDEILELSIDTEEITTNLIDGSYVVIKLKIQTDSKKAKAELQKRDFQVDNILIQELASMKSTQFTSKEGLIEVEELLKMRINEILQEGMVQKVYITNRLVQ, via the coding sequence TTGTTTAAAAATAAGCTAGTAGGTACGATGATCGTAATATTAATTACTATCACATTAATTGGTGTAGTTGCTTTATTTGTCATTACTAATTTCACGAAAAATGAGAGTAATCCTCCAGAACCTACAATCGACGAAATTTTAGAGCTGTCTATAGATACTGAAGAAATAACAACTAACTTAATTGATGGTTCTTATGTAGTAATTAAATTAAAAATACAGACTGATAGCAAAAAAGCAAAAGCAGAGTTACAAAAACGAGACTTTCAAGTTGATAATATTCTAATACAGGAACTAGCATCGATGAAATCCACTCAATTTACGAGCAAAGAAGGACTAATTGAGGTCGAAGAGCTGCTGAAAATGAGAATAAATGAAATTCTTCAAGAAGGTATGGTCCAAAAAGTATATATTACAAATCGACTTGTACAATAA
- a CDS encoding flagellar FlbD family protein codes for MIKLTRLNGQSFYLNALYIEQLQSFPDTTITLSNGKKIVVRENELDVILLIKEFYGDINIIGSINKQKREGD; via the coding sequence TTGATAAAACTAACGCGATTAAACGGTCAGAGCTTTTATTTAAATGCGCTATATATTGAACAACTTCAATCTTTTCCTGACACAACGATTACATTGTCGAATGGTAAAAAAATTGTCGTGCGAGAAAATGAACTAGATGTTATTCTTTTAATTAAGGAATTTTACGGAGACATAAATATCATTGGTTCAATAAATAAACAAAAAAGGGAGGGGGATTAA
- the flgG gene encoding flagellar basal body rod protein FlgG — protein sequence MLRSMYSGISGLKNFQTKLDVIGNNIANVNTYGFKKGRVVFKDLFSQQIAGASGSSATRGGINPKSIGLGTQLATIDTIHTPGSTQTTGRALDLALNGDGYFIVGTINDTSEFNPDPSIDTTDGNQLVGESIETDMSINYTRLGNIYFDKDGYLVNGDGMYLIGEAATKAPSGTPWVLSGEPGLIQIPTDAQSYSIGGDGTVSFVDANGTLSVAGQIRLAKFANNSGLEKVGENLYKETTNSGVLDTDDTEGIQLVEMLAPGTNGTATVLSGAVEMSNVDLSEEFAEMIVAQRGFQANTKIITTSDEILQELVNLKR from the coding sequence ATGTTACGTTCAATGTATTCAGGAATATCAGGTCTTAAAAACTTCCAAACTAAGTTGGATGTTATTGGTAATAACATCGCTAACGTAAATACGTATGGATTTAAAAAAGGAAGAGTTGTGTTTAAAGATTTATTTAGCCAACAAATAGCTGGAGCAAGTGGGTCAAGTGCAACAAGAGGTGGTATTAACCCAAAGTCAATCGGATTAGGTACACAACTTGCAACGATTGATACTATTCATACACCAGGAAGTACCCAAACTACGGGTAGAGCGTTGGACTTAGCGTTAAACGGAGATGGATATTTTATTGTCGGAACTATTAATGATACAAGTGAATTTAATCCTGATCCATCAATCGACACAACTGATGGAAACCAACTTGTTGGTGAAAGCATTGAAACAGATATGTCTATTAATTATACAAGATTAGGAAATATCTACTTTGATAAAGATGGATATTTAGTTAACGGCGATGGTATGTATTTAATCGGTGAAGCTGCAACTAAAGCACCATCAGGTACACCTTGGGTATTAAGTGGAGAACCTGGGTTGATACAAATCCCAACAGATGCGCAAAGTTATAGTATTGGTGGAGATGGAACTGTTTCGTTTGTGGATGCAAATGGAACATTAAGTGTTGCCGGACAAATTAGACTTGCAAAATTTGCTAATAACAGTGGATTAGAAAAAGTTGGGGAGAACTTATATAAAGAAACAACTAACTCTGGTGTACTTGATACAGATGATACAGAAGGCATCCAATTAGTGGAAATGTTAGCGCCCGGAACTAACGGCACAGCTACAGTTCTATCCGGAGCCGTTGAAATGTCAAACGTAGATTTATCAGAGGAATTTGCTGAAATGATCGTTGCCCAAAGGGGTTTCCAAGCCAATACAAAAATCATCACAACTTCAGATGAAATTTTACAGGAATTGGTAAATCTGAAACGATAA
- a CDS encoding TIGR02530 family flagellar biosynthesis protein, with product MDFRIHQSNYHPLSHIKKQHGNQPKVNTGSSFKELLNNIDSSTLKISKHAEKRLNERNIKIDPELWTKIEKKVNEARIKGVHDSLVVTEQAALIVSAKNNTVITAMDRNEAAEQIFTNINGTILI from the coding sequence GTGGATTTTCGTATACATCAATCAAACTACCATCCACTCTCACACATAAAAAAACAACATGGAAATCAACCAAAGGTAAATACGGGGTCATCCTTTAAAGAGTTATTAAATAATATAGATAGTTCTACGTTAAAAATTAGTAAACATGCAGAAAAACGCCTAAATGAAAGAAATATTAAAATTGATCCAGAGCTTTGGACCAAGATTGAGAAAAAAGTTAATGAAGCCAGGATAAAAGGAGTTCATGACTCTCTTGTTGTAACAGAACAAGCTGCGCTAATCGTTAGTGCAAAAAATAATACGGTGATCACAGCGATGGACCGCAATGAGGCAGCTGAACAGATATTTACCAATATAAATGGAACGATTCTAATCTAA